The genomic region AGGACTACCCTCTATTACCACTAGCCCTTTTGGCCAAAGAACTGGAGTCCTTAATTACATATAATTACATAAATGTCATATATACCATAATGCGTAATGACCAAAACATAGTTGACTACCATTCATAAAATTAATGCAACGCTACTGATACTTAATGAAATTATCGAACGAGGTTTCACAGAGCTAAATAGTGTTCTTGCGCAATTTAGGGAGTGAGAAAGAGTATGTCTAATGCGTTTGTGTGTGGGGCGGCCGCAATTGCTACGTCAATTATTTTGACAACTAGCCATTCTAGCATTGAATATAATAAATTTAATTGTGTTCATAAGTTTGTAAAAGATGGTATAATAAAAAAAACATCTGCATCACGATCGGTGCAACTTCCTTATGAAGTTCAAACATGGAGAGAACTTCGCTGTGCAAAGATAAAAGCAATTCAAGGAAAATATGCTTTTGTACCGACTAGTAGCGAGGAATTTATCAGAAGTAAGTGGGAGGAAATAGAAAAAGAAGGGGATACGGATGGCGGTTGTTTTTGATGCTTGTGCCATTATTGCCTGGCTACGTGACGAACCTGGTGCAGACATGATTAGTGAGATTATTAAAAATGAAGATTGCTGCTATTTACATGCGATTAATGCTTATGAAGTATATCACGAGACTTTCTACGAGTTACAGGTAAAGAAGAAATTGCAAGTAATGCAATTGAGGATATTAAATCTGTAGTAGAGGTTATCGAAAATATGGAAACGCAACTATGGAAGACTGCTGCGGATGTAAAAATAAATATAAAAAAAATCTCTATTCCTGATTGCTTCGCAATTGCGTTAGCAAAACGCATAAATGCTCCTGTGGTAACGGCAGATCATAAAGAGTTTATTCCAGTAAAAGAGAAAAAAATATGTGAAGTTATTTTTTTTTTCGGGATCCTGGTGTGCACTTAAAAAAATAATTTAAGCAATAATAGTTTAAAAGTACTTCGCTCAGCTCAGCCAGCTGAGCGGTTTTATTTTTTCTTCCACGGGCATAATGTTTGAGGGGGAGGTGGGAACAAATGCGGGTAATCTATTTTCGCTGGCGTTCACTGGTGAGTGTACTGGCACTTCTGTTGATAGCCACTGGTATGGGGCTGTATCTAGGGGAGAAAAATAGGCAAGAGGAAATACTGGTTATGGCGCCATTACTGGCTGGAAAAATGATAATACTGGACCCAGGCCATGGCGGGTATGACCCCGGAGCCAAAGGGAAAAATGGCGGGGTTGAAAAGGAGATAACCCTGGCGGTGAGTCAGCGACTGGCACTGGCGCTGGCTCAGTCCGGGGCAGGAGTCCTGATGACCAGAAACGGTGATTATGACCTGGCCCCTGAGGATGTGGATTCTCTCAGCTTGAGAAAACAGCTGGATTTAAAGAAAAGGGTCGAAATTGCTGAATCCGCAAAAGCAGATCTGCTCCTCAGTATTCATGTTAATGCCTTTCCTTCAGAAAAATGGTATGGGGCCCAGACCTTCTATCAAGGGGGGGATGCCAGGAGCAAACAGCTGGCAGAAGCAATTCAGAGTGAACTGCAACGAATAACCGGTACCCGACGGGTGGCAAAAACTGCTGATATTTTCACCAACCGGGTGTCATCAATGCCATCAGTTACCGTGGAAATTGGCTTTATATCCAATCCGCAAGAGGAAAAACTAATGATGGACCCGGATTACCAGAATAAAGTAGCCTGGGCTATTTACTGTGGCATTTTGCAATATTATACTAAAATTAACCAGACTGAGGTACAGAGGTGAATAAAGTTGAACAATATTGTTTATGTTGGGCTCAGCCCTCATCCCCCTATTATCATTCCGGCCATAGGTAAGGAAGAGCTGACTAAAGTAGAGGCTACCGTAACAGGTATGAAAAAATGGGCTGATGAGGTGCGTAGGGCTGAACCGGATGCGATTGTACTCATTTCCCCCCATGGGACAGTTTTCAGTGATGCTATTACTATCCGCAAGGGGGAAAGAGTACAGGGAAATCTGGCGGATTTTGGTGCTCCGCAAGTCAAGGCAGACTGGCCGGTAGATTTGAATTTACTGGAGGCTATTGGCCTGATGGCATACCGGGAGCAGGTGAATGTCGTTTCTCTGGACCGGGAGGAAATGCAGCGGCTAGGTGCTAAATGGGAACTGGACCACGGTGCAATCGTTCCTCTGTGGTACTTGCAGGAAGCGGGGCTGGACTGCGCTCTGGTTTCAGTTAACATGGGTCTACTGGCGGTAGAGGAACTGTACGCCTTTGGGCTGGCGGTGCAACGGGCAGCAGGATTGCTGGGCCGCAGGGTTGCGGTAATTGCCAGTGGGGATTTATCCCATCGACTGACACCAGATGCTCCTTCTGGCTTTGCCCCTGAGGGCAAAGAATTTGACCGGCGCATTAAAGAGAATCTGGAGTTATTACAAATTGAGGAAATTCTGCGTTTGCCTGAAGAGCTGGTGGAAAAGGCAGGGGAGTGTGGCTTGCGGCCCTTAATTATGGCTTTGGGAGCGCTGGATGGCCTGGATGCTCAGTGTGAGATTTTCAGCTATGAAGGCCCCTTTGGAGTAGGATATCTAGTCTGTGGTTTTAAGCCTCAGGGACCCAATCCGGAGCGGGAACTGCAGGAAAAATTGATTGACCGCAGGGAAGAGGAAATTGCTGCCCGTCGGGCCCGGGAAAGCTATCCGGTAAAGCTGGCTCGCCGTTCTCTGGAATACTATCTGAGAAATGGAGAGATTCTGGACAAACCCAAAGATTTGCCTCCAGAACTGGAAAAGGCTGCTGGTGTGTTTGTTTCCATAAAGAAACATGGACAGCTGCGTGGCTGCATTGGCACAACCGAGCCTACCCAGCCTACTATTGCCGAGGAGATTATTCATAATGCCATTGCGGCAGGAACCAGGGACCCCCGGTTCTGGCCGGTAGAGGAAGAGGAATTGAGTCAATTGCTATATTCCGTAGATATTCTTAACCCGGCAGAACGGGTTAATTCCCTGGCCGATCTGGATCCCCGCCAGTATGGTGTGATAGTTCGCAAAGGCCGAAGTAGCGGCCTGCTTTTGCCTGATTTGCCAGGGGTGGACACAGTAGAAGAACAGCTGCGGATTGCCAAGCAAAAAGCAGGCATTAACCCGATGGATCAGGATGTAGAGATCTGGCGCTTTACTGTAACCCGCTACCTGTAGTGGAGGGATATAGTATGAAAGAGGCTCAGTACTGGCAGAGGGAAGGGGAAAAAATCCGCTGCCAGTTATGTCCTCATTACTGTCTTGTGGCAGATGGACAAAAAGGTAGATGCGGAGTGAGAGAGAACAGAGGAGGCAAGCTTTATGCCCTCAATTATGGACAAATTGGGGCCCTGGCCCTGGACCCTGTCGAGAAAAAACCCCTTTTTCGCTTTAAACCGGGTAGCATGATTTTGTCAGTAGGAACAACGGGCTGTAACCTGGATTGCGCCTTTTGCCAGAACTGGGAACTGGTAAGCGGCAGGGGAGGCAGGGAGGAAATCAGTCCGGAAGAACTGGTGGCCCTGGCAGAAAACTACCGGCCAGTCGGGAATATTGGTCTGGCTTATACCTATTCCGAGCCCTTGATGTGGTTTGAGTTTGTCCTGGCTACGGCCAAATTGGCCCGGGGGAAAGGATTGGCAAATGTGCTGGTCAGCAATGGCTATATCAATGAAGCTCCCTGGCGGGAGCTGTTGCCCTGGCTGGATGCAGCTAACATTGATATTAAAGGAGAGAAAGAGTTCTACCGTAAGCTGTGTAAAGCCCGCCCGGAACCGGTGTGGCGTGCAGTAGAACTGGCGGTAGAGGCGGGGGTTCATGTGGAAATAACCTGTCTTTTGGTTACTGATGAAAACGACAGCCCGGAGCAGATCGAGGCGCTGGCAAGAAGGCTGGCAGATCTATCTTCTAAAATCCCACTTCATCTATCCCGCTATTTTCCCCGGCGCAGTTTAACAGCACCACCCACTCCGTTGGAGAGAATGTATGAGGCGCAAGCTATCGCCTCGCGCTATTTAAAATATGTTTATTTAGGTAACTTGCCCTGAGCAGCAGGAAAGAGGGGCGGCAGTGTCGAAATAGCCAGTAGTTTGCCTGAAAGGACGGGAGAGACTTGCAAGCGGAGTTGATTAATCCTTTTATTATAGCTGCCAGAGAGGTTTTGCAACAGGAAATAGGCAGTGATGTACAGATAGGCCAGCTTAGTCTGGACAATCATCTCTTAACAAGCAGGGAAGTTAAGGTCAATATTGCCATGACCGGAGATGTAGAAGGCCTGATTTTTTATGGTCTGGACCAGCATCAGGCTTGCCAGCTGGCCAGCCTGATGCTGGGGGAGCCTATAGGTGAATTTAATGAAATAGTGTATAGTGCGGTGGCAGAAATGGGAAATGTGATTTCCGGCATAGCCACCCGGGAACTGGAAAGGGCAGGTTATACTACTGATATCAGTACCCCTGTCGTGCTGGTAGGAGAACAGGCCAAAATCAATTTGGTGGGCTTAACCTATCTGGTGGTGCAGCTAACTACTGCCGTTGGGCCCTTAACTTTGTTAGTAGCTTTGCGAGGAGTGAAAAATAATTGCTAAAGGATACCGGGGAAAGAATTTGTACATGGTTGCAGGAAAATCTTAGTACCTGGCAGGATTTAAGCCTGGCTATTCACCGCCATCCAGAACTGGGCTACCAGGAGTACTTTGCCTGTAAATTGTTAACTGAGGCATTGGCTGCTGGTGGCTTTACCGTACAAAAAGGCATAGGTGAGATGGAAACCGCCTTTTGGGCCGAATGCCAGGGCAAGGGGACCGGGCCAACCCTGGCTTTGCTGGCGGAATATGATGCTTTGCCGGAACTGGGCCATGCCTGTGGCCATAATATAATCGGGGTAGCAGCAGTAGCAGCAGGTCTTGCTCTGGCCCGCTTTCGGTCAGAGTGGTCGGGACGGATCGCAGTAATAGGTACACCGGCGGAAGAAACCGGGGGCGGAAAGGTGATTCTGGTACAGAAGGGTTATTTTCAGGCCGTGGATTTTGCTATGATGATTCATCCGGCTGACCATTTTTGTGCCCAGGTTACATCAACGGCGATGGATGCGATTGAGTATGTTTTTTACGGCAAACCAGCCCATGCTGCGGCCAGTCCCCAGGAAGGAATCAGTGCCCTGGAAGGGGTTATTCAACTATTCAATAATATTAATGCACTGCGTCCCTATTTACCCGATGGGGTAAGGATCAATGGCATTATCACAGAAGGGGGCATAGCTCCCAATATTGTTCCGGAACGGGCAGTGGCGCGGTTTTATATTCGAGCCAAACAGAGAAACTACCTCAATACCCTGGTGGAGAAGGTACATAACTGCGCCCGGGGAGCAGCCCTGGCTACTGGCTGCAAGGTGGAATGGCATAATTTTGAATTATCCTATGATGAGATGTGTACTAATCAGACCATGGCCCGTATTTTTGAGCAAAAGTTACGCTATCTGGGAGTGGAACAGATACGTTCAGGACGGGAAGGCATGGGTTCCCTGGATATGGGCAATGTCAGCCAGGTAGTACCGGCTATTCATCCCTATGTAGCCATAGGGTCACTGGGGCTAACAGCTCATACCCAGGAATTTGCTCAGGCGGCGGGTGGACCGGGGGGCTTAAATGGATTGCTGCTGGGCGCACAGGCAATGGCTTTAACAGCACTGGAAATCTTAAACAAGCCTGCCTTGCAAAAACAGATTCGTAGTGAGTTTGAAAACCGGGGTTCCTGCTCATAATAAAATTGACCAAGTTCCGAAAGGAGGCTGGTTAAATGGCACGCCGAAAGCGCAAGGACCCGGTTACCGAAGCGGCCCTCAAACAATTGAAGTTTGAAGTGGCTCAGGAGTTGGGAATTCCTCTGAATGAGGAGGATAACGGGGACCTGACTACCAGACAGGTAGGGAAAATCGGCGGTACCATGGTTAAACGGCTGATTGAACTTGGTCAGCGGGCGCTGGTGGCAGAATATGAGGCGCGGCAGCGGCGGTCGCAAATGCGGCTGGTTCATGCCCAGCGGCGGCCTCAACTGGCTGCACAGGCCCTGGGGGTGCAGCGGCTCCGGGCGGTTCGCTAGGGGTGCGCCCCCTTTTCTACTGCAGAGGAGGGAAAAGATGGCTACTATCCTTAATTTGCTCTGGCTGGTTTTTATGATTATGGCACTGGTGCCCATGTTCAATCAGCGGCGCCTGGAGTTGCAGCGTGTGCGTTTAATGCGGGAAATTGAGTTAAAAAGGGGTTCTCGTTTGATCACCCTTATTCATCGTCAGGAATCCATTAACCTGCTGGGCATACCGATTTCACGTTTTATCAATATTGAGGACTCAGAGCAAGTTTTGCGGGCGATCCGGCTTACACCCGAAGATATGCCCATAGACCTGGTTCTGCACACACCAGGGGGCTTAGTACTGGCCTCAGAGCAAATTGCTTCAGCTTTAAGCAGGCACAAAGCCAAAGTAACAGTATTTATACCCCATTATGCCATGTCAGGGGGGACGATGCTGGCATTATCGGCAGACGAAATCGTGATGGATGAAAATGCGGTCCTGGGCCCGGTGGATCCCCAGATCGGTCAGTACCCGGCTGCCTCTGTTATTAAGGTAGTAGAGGAAAAAGGGAAGGAACATTGTAAAGACGAGACCCTAATTCTGGCCGATATTGCCAGAAAGGCAATGAATCAGGTGGAGACCAAGCTCAAGGAAATTCTGGCCGATAAGTTTCAGCCTGAGCGGGCAGCGGAACTAGCGAAAATTTTCAGTGAAGGTCGCTGGACTCATGATTATCCTATTTCTTATGAACAGTTACGGGAACTGGGGTTACCAGTCTCCACGGCCATGCCCCGGGAAATTTATGAACTGATGGAGTACTATCCTCAACCGCCTCAGCGTCGTCCTTCTGTACAGTACATTCCCCTGCCATACTTTGAAGACACCCGTAAAACCAGGTAATTCGACATTCCAGCAAAAAACAATGGCCAGCCAGTACTAGCAAGGCTATAATTAACATAGACGGATAACCAGAAGGGCGGAGATAGCCATGAAAAGACGCTACTGGATGGTTTTAACTTTTTTGCTGGTTTACCTGGTCTGGCGGGTCTTGCAACCCCAGCTGATGCAGGCTATGGCCAGTGCCCATCTGCTGGGAAGGATAGTGATTTCTGCCCATACCCAGGGGGAGAAGCTGGTTGCTCTGACCTTTGATGATGGTCCTGATCCCCGTTTTACTCCGCAAATACTGGACATCCTTCAGCAATATCGCGTTCCTGCTACTTTTTTTGTCATTGGTCAGGCGGCACAGGATCACCGGGACCTGCTGGAACGGGAAATAGCTGAAGGACATGAGATAGCCAACCATACTTTTAGCCATCAGGATATGGTGGCGATGAATGAGCAACAAATTGCTCTGGAAATAGATATGACCAATTCTCTGCTGGAGCGTATCACCGGTAAAGTGCCGGACTACTTTCGGCCGCCCCGGGGACGGTTTGACTGGCGGCTGATCGAAGCCTGTGAGCTCAGAGGACTGAGGATTGTTCTCTGGACAGTGGGCATTGAAAATCACACGACCAGAACACCTGAGGCAATGGCAGACCGGGTAGTGGCTAAAGTTTATCCCGGGGCGATTATCCTGGGGCATGATGGCCGTCTGAACCGAATCAAAACGGTGCAGGCTTTGCCGCTCATTATCACCAGACTGCGGGCCCAGGGCTATCGCTTTGTTACTTTGAGTCAGTTGCTAGATACTGAGAAAGAGATAAGAAATGGGGAGGAGTTATGGCGTTAGCAGGTTTGATTATCGCTACTCTGGCTATATCGTCAGCCGGGCTCTGGGCTAAACTGGCAACGGCCCATGGCCTGGTTATCGCTTTTTATCGGGTCTTTTTTGCTGTAATACTTTATCTGCCGCTGATGGTAAGGCACTGGCGGGAGCATAACGGAGAGATAAAGCCAAAGTTTTGGTTTTGGCCGGTACTGGCCGGAATTTTTTTAGCCCTGCACTGGAGTACCTGGTTGCAATCATTTAAATATACCTCGGTGGCAATGGCTACGGTACTGGTGGCTACCCATCCGATTTTTGTTCTCCTGGGGAGTCGACTCTGGCTGGGGGAGAGATTACCGTCCGGGAGCTGGTCTGGCATCTTTTTGGCTATTCTGGCTACTGCCGGTTTGAGCTGGCAGCAGATGCAAGGAACTGGCGGGGATTTACGGGGGGAAATGCTGGCTTTGTTTTCAGCGGTTATGGTATCAGCTTATTTTTTGATCGGGAGGAAATGTCGCCAGTACCTGACAGCACTGAATTACAGCTTTTTAGTTTATAGTGCCTGTGCCCTGTTTCTGGCTCTGGCCATTCTCTTTTCCCCTTATTCCTTTACCGGCTATTCCGGGCAGGACTGGCTGGCGTTCCTGGCGCTGGCTCTTTTTCCTACCCTGCTAGGACATAGCCTTTTGATGTGGGCGCTAAAATTTTTGCCAGCAGGACTGATTTCCCTTACCGCCCTGAGTGAACCGGTGGGAGCTACTCTGTTAGCGGCTCTGTTTTTACATGAGGTTCCTTCCCTTGAACAGGGGATATGGCTGGGCTTGTTATTGCTGGGGATTGCCTGGACAGTTTTTGCCAGCAGGCAAAAGATGGTATAGCATTATTGCGGAAATGGCTCCGGCAATAACCGGAGTCTTTTTTTCTTGCATTATTATGCAGAAATGATGTATAATTATAACATGTTATACAGGGGGGATCGGTGTGATAAAAGTTGGTATTGTTGGTGCCACCGGTTATACTGGCGCAGAACTGATCAGAATCCTTCAGGGTCACCCGGAGGTAAAAATAGAGGTTTTAACCAGTCAAAGTTATGCAGGTCAGGAAATTGCCCAGGTGTTTCCTCAGCTTTCACCCTTAGAGCTACCGGTACTGATCGAGCAGGAACAGGACAAACTAACTGAGGTGGACGTGGCTTTTTTGGCCCTGCCCCATGGGGTTTCCATGCCCATTGCCGCCCGTTTGCTGTCAGCCGGGGTGAAGGTGATTGATTTAGGGGCAGACTTTCGCTTAAAAGATGCCGTGGCCTATCAAACCTGGTATGGGCTGGAACATTCATACCCGCAGTTGCTGGCTGAAGCAGTCTATGGCTTGCCGGAACTGAAACGGGAGCAGATAGCGGCTGCCCGGCTGGTGGCCAATCCCGGCTGTTATCCCACCAGCATTTTGCTGGCCCTGGCACCGGCACTGAAACATGGTCTGCTCCATCTCGATACCATAATCGCCGATAGCAAGTCCGGCGTATCCGGGGCTGGCCGGGGTGTGAGCCTGGGAGTGCACTTCAGTGAAGTTAACGAAAACTTTAAAGCCTATAATGTCGGGCAGCACCGGCATACGGCGGAAATCGAGCAGGAACTGGCGGTCCTGGCGGGAAAACCCCTGACCATCACTTTTACTCCCCATCTAGTACCCATGACACGGGGGATTTTGAGCACTGTCTATGCTAAGTTACGACAGAATCTGGAGGAAGAAGAGATCAGGGCTATCTACCGGGACTTTTACCGGGGAGAACCTTTTGTTAAGGTACTGGAGGCAGGTCAGTATCCCCAGACCAAGTGGTGTGCGGGAAGCAATCGGGCCTTTATTGGTTTGAAAAAAGATGCCCGCACCGGTCGTTTAATTCTGGTCTCTGCCATTGACAATCTGGTCAAAGGGGCCAGCGGGCAGGCAGTGCAAAATATGAATATCCTGTTTGGTTTGCCGGAAACCATGGGCTTAGAAGAAACAGGGTTGTGGCCATAGAAAGGGGAAAGGAAAATGCGGGATTGTCCAGGAGGAGTATGCGCGCCCCGGGGCTATCAGGCGGCCGGGGTAGCGGCAGGGATAAAAAAGCGGGATAGTGACAAAAAAGATGTGGCAGTGATCATCAGTCAGGCCCCGGCTATAGTAGCCGGGGTGTTCACCACCAATAAAGTGCAGGCGGCACCTGTCCTGTGGTCAAAGGAAGTGGTTAACCGTGGCCAGGCGCGGGCCATTGTGGCCAACAGCGGTAATGCCAATGCCTGTACCGGGGAACAGGGCCTGGCGGATGCTAGAGCGATGGCAACTCAGGTAGCGGCTCTGAGTGGTGGGGAAATAACTGCTGAAGAGGTGATTGTAGCCTCTACTGGAGTAATCGGGGTGCCTTTACCCATGGATGTAGTTGAAAGCGGGATTGCCCGGGCCTGGGCTCAACTCAACCCGGAGGGCAGTGGTGACGCTGCTGCAGCTATTATGACCACTGATACCTTTGCCAAGGAAACGGCAGTGGAAATAGAAATTGCCGGTCAACCGGTGCGTGTAGGGGGGATTGCCAAAGGGTCGGGGATGATTCATCCCAATATGGCAACCATGCTGGCCTTTATCACCACTGATGCCCGGGTGGATGGGGCAGCCTGGCAAGCTTTGCTCAAGGAAGCGGTGGACCAGACCTTCAATATGGTTACCGTCGATGGCGATACCAGTACCAATGACATGGTAGTTGCCCTGGCCAATGGCCTGGCCGGGCCTGAGTCGGCCCTGGCCCCGGGGCAGCCGGGCTGGGAAGAGCTGACTCTGGCAGTAACGGAAGTTTGTCGCCGCCTGGCCATCGCTATTGCCCGCGATGGGGAAGGGGCTACCAGATTGCTGACTGTTGAGGTAACAGGGGCAATTTCCCTGGCGGCAGCCCGGCTGGCGGCCAGAACGATTGCCGGTTCCAGTCTGGTGAAAAGCGCTATCTTCGGCGCTGATGCCAACTGGGGACGGATTATGGCCGCTCTGGGTTATTCCGGTGCGGAATTTGACCCCCAGGCAGTTTCCATTAGTTTCCGGGCCGGGGAAAAGAGTTTACTGGTATTCCAGGAAGGTGCACCGGTGCCTTTTGCGGAAGAGGAAGCCCGGGCTCTGCTGGCAGAAAAAGAAGTGACCATCGCAGTAGATCTGGCGCAGGGGAGAGAAAGGGCCACCGCCTGGGGCTGTGACTTAACCTATGATTATGTCAGGATCAATGCTGATTATCGGACCTAAGGGGGGAGCGGGATGTTCAATATTATCGATAAAGCAGCTGTGCTGGTGGAAGCCTTGCCTTATATCCAGAAGTTCCATGGCAAAATCCTGGTTATCAAATACGGAGGCCATGCCATGGTTAACCAGGAGCTGAAAGAGGCGCTGATCAAGGATATTATTTTGATGAAACTGGTGGGCATGCATCCCGTCCTGGTTCACGGGGGCGGACCGGATATAACCACCATGTTGCAAAGGCTGGGAGTTGAATCCCGGTTTGTGGGAGGGCAACGGGTTACTGATGATCAGACCATGGAAGTAGTGGAAATGGTGCTGGGTGGCAAGCTGAACAAGGAACTGGTGGCCCTGATCAATAAAAACGGGGGCAAAGCTGTGGGCCTAACGGGCCAGGATGCTAACCTGTTGCGGGCTGTACCCAGAAAAGGGCCTCAGGGCGAAGATCTGGGCCGGGTGGGAGAAGTGGTCCAGGTGCAGCCAGAACTGGTGCTGAATTTGATCAGCCAGGGCTATATTCCGGTAATCGCCCCTATTGCTGTGGATAGTGATGGCAAAAGCTATAACGTCAATGCCGACTATGTGGCCGGGCAGCTGGCCGGGGCCCTGCGGGCAGATAAGTTTATTTTGCTCACCGATGTGCCCGGCATATTGCGGAATGTCAATGACCGTTCCAGTTTGCTGTCAGAAGTAACCCTGAGCCAGGTGGAGGAACTGCAAGCAGAAGGGATTATCAAGGGTGGCATGCTGCCCAAGGTGGAATGCTGCGCCGCTGCCATCCGGGCCGGAGTGGAACGGGCCCATATTATCGATGGACGTATCCCGCACGGCATATTACTGGAAATCTTCACAGATGGAGGAATCGGCACGATGGTGTCGGCTTGAGGGGGGAGAGAGATGAACAAAACCGACGAGCTGATAGCTTTAGGCAAACAATATGTGATGAACACCTATGGAAGGCTCAATCTGGTACTGGCCCAGGGGCAGGGAGCCAGGGTTTGGGATCTAGAGGGCAAGGAATACCTGGACTTTCTAGCGGGAATTGCCGTTAATGCCCTGGGGCACAGTCACCCGGCAGTAGTGGAGGCCCTCAAGAAACAGGCAGAAAAGCTGATCCACTGCTCCAATCTTTACTGGATTGAGCCCCAGATTCGGCTGGCCCAGCTCCTGGTGGAAAACTCCTGCGGGGATAAGGTCTTTTTCTGCAATTCCGGGGCCGAAGCCAATGAAGGGGCGATCAAGCTGGCCCGTAAATATGCCAAACTGCATTATGGGCCGGAAAAATATGAAATCATCACAGCTATTAATTCTTTCCACGGCCGGACCCTGGCGGCGATAACAGCCACCGGCCAGCCCAAATACCAGAAGGGTTTTGAGCCGCTAGTGCCTGGTTTCAAGCATGTTCCTTATAATGACCTGCAGGCACTGGCAGAGGCTATTGGCCCGCAAACCTGTGCCATCATGCTGGAGCCCATTCAAGGGGAAGGAGGCGTAGTAACTCCTGATCCCGCTTATTTGTCCGGGGTAGCGCAACTTTGCCGGGAACATGGTCTGCTGCTGATTCTGGATGAGGTACAAACCGGCATTGGACGCACCGGTAAACTTTTTGCCTATGAGCATTTCGGCATCGAGCCAGATATCTTTACATTGGCCAAAGGTCTGGGGGGCGGGGTGCCCATCGGGGCCATTGTGGCCAAAGAAGAAGTGGCAGCGGCTTTTCAGCCCGGGGATCATGCTTCTACCTTTGGCGGCAACCCCCTGGTCTGCGCTGCGGCCTTGGCGACCTTGAACATCATCCTGGAGGAAGGTTTTTTGGCCCAGGTTCAGGTCAAAGGAGAGTATCTGCGCTCCTTGCTGGCTGAGATGGGCCCGGTACGGGGCAAAGGGCTGATGCTGGGTCTGGAGTTGCCGGGACCGGGGGCGGAAGTAGTGGCCCGATGCCAGGAACGGGGGCTGTTGATAAACTGTACTGCCGGGAATGTGCTCCGGTTTGTACCGCCGTTGATTGTCAACGAAGCGGAAATACAGGAAGCTGTCCGCATTTTGAGGGATTGTATGAAGTAAATAAGCTATACCCCCAGGCCAGATTACTGATGTTGGCCTGCTTTTTTTCTGTAGCCCGAACCAGTCCGGAGGCGGCACCGGCTTGCAGTAAATATTCGGCAAGGGATTGGGCAAAGGGAGCAAACTCCTGATCGCCAAACTGTTTCTGGGGAAAGGAATTTAATAATTCAACATAGAATATATTTTTTTCAAAATGGACTAGTGGTCTAATCACAAGGCCAAAGTCTTTAGGGGGAGGGTAAATGAAGTACAGGGTAGATTTAAACAGTGATCTGGGAGAAAGTTTTGGTGTGTATAAACTGGGTATGGATAAGGAGTTGCTGGAAATCATTACTTCTGCCAACATAGCCTGCGGTATGCACGCCGGAGATCCCCGGGTTATGTCCGCTACTGTAAAAATGGCTGTCCAGAACGGGACTGCTATTGGAGCGCATCCCGGATATCCTGATTTACAGGGGTTTGGCAGGCGCAACCTTGCCATGAGTCCGGAGGAAGTGAAAGACTATGTTATTTATCAGATAGGGGCTCTGGAAGCTTTTGCCCGGACTATGGGTACGACCCTGCAGCATGTTAAGGTCCATGGCGCTTTGT from Carboxydocella sporoproducens DSM 16521 harbors:
- a CDS encoding acetylornithine transaminase, which encodes MNKTDELIALGKQYVMNTYGRLNLVLAQGQGARVWDLEGKEYLDFLAGIAVNALGHSHPAVVEALKKQAEKLIHCSNLYWIEPQIRLAQLLVENSCGDKVFFCNSGAEANEGAIKLARKYAKLHYGPEKYEIITAINSFHGRTLAAITATGQPKYQKGFEPLVPGFKHVPYNDLQALAEAIGPQTCAIMLEPIQGEGGVVTPDPAYLSGVAQLCREHGLLLILDEVQTGIGRTGKLFAYEHFGIEPDIFTLAKGLGGGVPIGAIVAKEEVAAAFQPGDHASTFGGNPLVCAAALATLNIILEEGFLAQVQVKGEYLRSLLAEMGPVRGKGLMLGLELPGPGAEVVARCQERGLLINCTAGNVLRFVPPLIVNEAEIQEAVRILRDCMK